From a region of the Cyanobacterium sp. T60_A2020_053 genome:
- the xth gene encoding exodeoxyribonuclease III — protein sequence MKIATWNVNSIRSRLDIVQNWLSSENIDILCLQETKVIDQDFPQKPFLDLGYHVYIYGQKAYNGVAIFSKKPLDMIDYGFSDILTPSQVNNFDEQKRVISGVINNLRIVNLYVPNGNTITSEKYEYKLAWLALLKDYLNSIKNENNQLLVCGDFNIALENKDIYKPEGKENHVMATKAEREALKDILDMGLKDIFREFQPEEGHFSWWDYRQGGFAKNRGWRIDHIYGNDSLLTGAKNCYIDIEPRKLEKPSDHAPVIVELL from the coding sequence ATGAAAATAGCTACATGGAATGTTAACTCGATTCGTAGTCGTTTAGATATTGTGCAGAATTGGTTAAGTTCAGAAAATATTGATATTTTATGTTTACAAGAAACCAAAGTAATTGATCAAGATTTCCCTCAAAAACCTTTTTTAGATTTAGGTTATCATGTTTATATTTACGGTCAAAAAGCCTATAATGGTGTAGCCATTTTCAGTAAAAAGCCTTTAGATATGATTGATTATGGCTTTAGTGACATTTTAACCCCATCACAAGTAAATAATTTTGATGAGCAAAAAAGGGTAATTAGTGGAGTTATTAATAATCTGAGAATTGTTAATTTATATGTGCCTAATGGTAATACAATTACTTCAGAAAAGTATGAGTATAAATTAGCATGGTTAGCTTTATTAAAAGATTATTTAAACAGTATAAAAAATGAAAATAATCAATTATTAGTATGTGGTGATTTTAACATTGCCCTTGAAAATAAAGACATTTATAAACCAGAAGGAAAAGAGAATCACGTTATGGCGACAAAAGCAGAAAGAGAAGCCTTAAAAGATATTCTTGATATGGGTTTAAAGGATATTTTTAGGGAATTTCAGCCCGAAGAAGGGCATTTTAGTTGGTGGGATTATCGTCAAGGCGGTTTTGCCAAAAATAGAGGTTGGCGCATCGATCACATTTATGGCAATGATAGCTTATTAACTGGGGCTAAAAATTGTTATATTGACATTGAACCTCGTAAATTAGAGAAACCAAGTGATCACGCGCCCGTCATCGTAGAATTATTATAA
- a CDS encoding 2Fe-2S iron-sulfur cluster binding domain-containing protein, whose product MSNIYNVEVSHEGQTYNFPVAEDEYILAAAEKENITLPNSCNAGVCTTCAGKIISGEVEQSEGMGVSLELQAEGFVLLCVAYPRSDLKIVAGKEDEVYDRQFGMSQK is encoded by the coding sequence ATGAGTAATATTTATAACGTTGAAGTTAGCCACGAGGGGCAAACTTATAATTTTCCAGTGGCAGAAGATGAGTATATTTTGGCGGCGGCGGAGAAAGAAAATATTACTTTACCTAATTCTTGTAATGCTGGGGTTTGTACGACGTGCGCTGGTAAAATTATTAGCGGAGAAGTTGAGCAAAGTGAAGGCATGGGAGTTTCTCTTGAGTTACAGGCAGAAGGTTTTGTTTTGTTATGTGTGGCTTACCCTCGCTCTGATTTGAAGATTGTTGCTGGAAAAGAAGATGAGGTTTATGATCGTCAATTTGGGATGTCTCAAAAATAA
- a CDS encoding sulfite exporter TauE/SafE family protein: MNLTSLNEQLYQLQQWANQWVGYQLEHLTLISVGVVLVAGLATSLTPCMLSMLPLTVAYIGGYQSQSRTVAFFQSLYFAFGLATTLAILGVVSAVFGKIYGQIGIGLPILVSVVAILMGLNLLELIPLQFPSWGATDWIKENFPAPLRSYLLGVTFGLVASPCSTPVLITLLAYIANSQQVIFGSVLLLSYAVGYVLPLVIAGTFTGALSRLLSLRVITQWLNPGLGALLLAFGVISLASRF, encoded by the coding sequence ATGAATTTAACAAGTCTTAACGAACAATTGTACCAACTACAACAATGGGCTAATCAATGGGTGGGGTATCAATTAGAACATTTGACCTTAATTAGTGTGGGGGTTGTGTTGGTTGCTGGATTAGCCACCAGTTTAACGCCGTGTATGTTGTCGATGTTGCCTCTGACGGTGGCTTATATTGGTGGTTATCAGTCACAAAGTCGCACAGTAGCTTTTTTTCAGTCGCTCTATTTTGCTTTTGGTTTGGCTACTACTTTGGCGATTTTGGGGGTAGTTTCGGCGGTATTTGGCAAAATTTATGGACAAATTGGCATCGGTTTACCAATTTTGGTAAGTGTCGTTGCGATTCTAATGGGTTTAAATTTATTGGAGTTGATTCCTTTACAGTTTCCTAGCTGGGGTGCCACGGATTGGATTAAGGAGAATTTTCCAGCGCCCCTCCGCTCATACTTACTTGGTGTTACCTTCGGTTTAGTAGCTTCTCCTTGTAGTACCCCTGTTTTAATTACTTTATTAGCGTACATTGCCAATAGTCAACAAGTGATTTTTGGCTCAGTATTATTGTTAAGTTATGCGGTGGGTTATGTGTTGCCGTTGGTGATTGCTGGTACTTTTACGGGTGCGCTATCTCGTTTACTGAGTTTAAGAGTTATCACCCAATGGCTTAACCCGGGGTTAGGGGCGCTTTTATTAGCTTTTGGAGTTATTTCTCTGGCTTCTCGTTTTTAA
- a CDS encoding DNA polymerase III subunit delta' (catalyzes the DNA-template-directed extension of the 3'-end of a DNA strand; the delta' subunit seems to interact with the gamma subunit to transfer the beta subunit on the DNA), with protein sequence MKPLIKLVGQPIAVELLERAVKLNRIAPAYLFVGAKGIGKAFGARCFAEMLLISPDEDYFSASHRLHKGNHPDFLWVEPTYNDKGELLTAKEAEEKGLKKKSAPQIRIEQIREVADFLTRPPLKASRSVVVIEDADLMAESAGNALLKTLEEPGKATIILTAPSVDAMLSTLVSRAQVIPFARLSQEDLEYILQKQNCADVLAYKQLIKTAQGSPGKAIQDRDKLLEIPSELMTKLNKIPENVVEGFILAQEISKNLELETQLWLTDYLQSLYWEKQGNVSVVRALESVKKALKRYVQPRLVWDCFYLNVTSQ encoded by the coding sequence ATGAAACCGTTAATTAAATTGGTAGGGCAACCCATTGCCGTAGAATTGTTAGAAAGGGCGGTAAAACTTAATCGTATCGCCCCTGCTTATTTGTTTGTGGGCGCTAAGGGTATTGGTAAAGCATTTGGCGCGCGCTGTTTTGCTGAAATGTTATTGATTTCACCTGACGAAGATTATTTCAGCGCCTCTCACCGTTTACATAAAGGTAATCATCCCGATTTTCTCTGGGTTGAACCGACTTACAATGATAAAGGGGAGTTATTGACGGCAAAAGAAGCAGAGGAAAAAGGCTTAAAAAAGAAAAGCGCCCCTCAAATTCGTATTGAACAAATTAGGGAAGTGGCTGACTTTTTGACGCGCCCTCCCCTCAAGGCATCACGCTCGGTGGTGGTAATTGAAGATGCCGATTTAATGGCAGAATCTGCAGGAAATGCACTATTAAAGACTTTGGAAGAGCCGGGGAAAGCTACTATTATTTTAACAGCGCCCTCCGTCGATGCTATGCTTTCTACCCTTGTTTCTCGTGCGCAAGTGATTCCTTTTGCAAGATTAAGTCAGGAAGATTTAGAATATATTTTACAAAAACAAAATTGTGCTGATGTTTTGGCTTATAAGCAATTAATAAAAACTGCTCAAGGTAGTCCGGGAAAAGCTATTCAAGACCGTGATAAATTGTTGGAAATACCTTCAGAATTGATGACAAAGTTAAATAAAATACCAGAAAATGTAGTTGAGGGATTTATTTTAGCTCAAGAAATCAGTAAAAATTTAGAGCTAGAAACTCAGTTATGGTTAACGGATTACTTACAGTCTTTATATTGGGAAAAACAAGGTAATGTGTCAGTGGTGAGGGCGCTGGAATCCGTCAAAAAAGCCTTGAAACGTTATGTCCAACCTCGCCTTGTGTGGGATTGTTTTTATCTTAACGTCACCTCTCAATAA
- the moaA gene encoding GTP 3',8-cyclase MoaA, which produces MKQLIDPYNRRIRKLRVSITDQCNLRCHYCMPLDAEFMDKKSYLAPDEYRDIVAELIDFGLEEVRLTGGEPLLRQSFSEIVSLISSLPLKKIGLTSNGIFLDRYVDLLADHGIINLNISLDSLNETTFKQITHGNYLEKIKQNILLAKNKGFNIKINVVMMKGINDMEIFDFVEYSQNLQIEVRFLELMRIGYACHEQEEKFISARHLIDKLEQKYQLIPVQTALDSTSFNYRTAEGAKIGFIASESQPFCGHCSRWRLSADGILRACLLKTDGLSIRNLDYPQRLEVYQMLLGMKPYLRPVEVRHPMHQIGG; this is translated from the coding sequence ATGAAGCAATTAATCGACCCATATAATCGCCGTATTCGTAAACTGAGAGTATCAATAACCGATCAATGTAATTTAAGATGTCATTACTGTATGCCTCTTGATGCAGAGTTCATGGATAAAAAAAGTTATCTAGCGCCCGATGAATACCGAGATATTGTGGCGGAGTTAATAGATTTTGGTTTGGAAGAAGTGCGCCTAACCGGAGGTGAGCCTCTTTTACGTCAATCTTTTTCAGAAATTGTGAGTTTAATATCATCTTTGCCGTTAAAAAAAATCGGTTTAACTAGCAATGGTATTTTTTTAGACCGTTATGTGGATTTATTGGCAGATCATGGCATTATTAACTTAAATATTAGCTTAGATAGTCTGAATGAGACGACTTTTAAACAGATTACCCATGGCAATTATTTAGAGAAAATTAAACAAAATATTCTTCTTGCTAAAAATAAGGGATTCAACATCAAAATTAATGTCGTCATGATGAAAGGCATTAATGATATGGAAATATTTGATTTTGTGGAATATTCCCAAAATCTGCAAATTGAGGTACGTTTTTTGGAGTTAATGCGTATTGGTTATGCTTGTCATGAGCAAGAAGAAAAATTTATCAGCGCCCGTCACCTCATCGATAAATTAGAACAAAAATACCAACTTATCCCTGTTCAAACAGCCTTAGATTCAACTTCCTTTAATTATCGTACGGCGGAGGGCGCTAAAATAGGATTTATCGCCTCAGAATCCCAACCATTTTGCGGACATTGTTCGAGATGGCGCTTATCTGCTGATGGTATTTTGCGCGCTTGTTTGCTGAAAACCGATGGTTTATCCATTCGTAATCTCGATTATCCCCAGCGATTAGAAGTATATCAAATGTTATTGGGAATGAAGCCCTATTTACGCCCGGTTGAAGTGCGCCATCCCATGCACCAAATCGGGGGATAA
- a CDS encoding septal ring lytic transglycosylase RlpA family protein has protein sequence MLKNICNNAVKTAMTMIIGLTGLTITTDVKAETAPFTDSSQSITSSTQTNIVSKLPSVQEFIFSKIYPHQWQDKMAATLHFKNIPLLTFLGNDQNQVNQKAQALALRLERLSQGNVNAEKVAVKWDDKKEQYTINYDQQEIIALTDEIILPDSTDDQALDALQATNRLRRLLGNAQPLDTIINQPQQKILAKPVTVASTAGVKSSGGRIIRGRASWYGPGFHGRRTANGEKFNQNALTAAHRSLPFGTRVKVTNVRNGRSVVVRINDRGPFSGGRIIDLAAGAANAIGLKGAGVATVTVQILGR, from the coding sequence ATGCTTAAAAATATTTGCAACAATGCTGTTAAAACAGCTATGACAATGATCATCGGACTAACGGGTTTAACAATTACCACTGACGTAAAAGCTGAAACAGCGCCCTTCACCGACTCAAGTCAATCAATCACTTCATCGACACAAACTAATATTGTCTCTAAATTACCTTCGGTCCAAGAATTTATTTTCAGTAAAATTTATCCTCATCAGTGGCAAGATAAAATGGCAGCCACTTTACATTTTAAAAATATTCCTCTGCTCACATTTTTGGGTAATGATCAAAATCAGGTTAACCAAAAAGCTCAAGCCCTAGCCTTACGCTTAGAAAGACTATCTCAGGGTAATGTCAATGCCGAAAAAGTGGCAGTAAAATGGGATGATAAAAAAGAGCAATACACCATCAACTACGATCAGCAAGAAATAATCGCCCTCACTGATGAGATCATTCTTCCTGATTCTACTGATGATCAAGCCTTAGATGCTTTACAGGCTACTAACCGCCTCAGACGTTTACTCGGTAATGCTCAACCACTAGATACTATTATCAATCAGCCTCAGCAGAAAATTTTAGCAAAACCCGTTACGGTAGCTTCCACTGCTGGGGTTAAAAGCTCTGGAGGGCGCATTATCCGTGGCCGGGCTTCTTGGTATGGACCGGGTTTTCACGGGCGCCGGACTGCTAATGGTGAAAAATTCAATCAAAATGCTCTCACGGCGGCACACCGCAGTCTCCCTTTCGGCACAAGAGTTAAAGTCACCAATGTGCGTAACGGGCGCTCTGTGGTAGTAAGAATTAACGACCGTGGTCCTTTTTCTGGTGGGCGTATCATTGATTTGGCGGCTGGCGCTGCCAATGCTATCGGTTTGAAGGGCGCTGGAGTTGCCACTGTAACCGTTCAAATTTTAGGTCGTTAA